A window from Dunckerocampus dactyliophorus isolate RoL2022-P2 chromosome 15, RoL_Ddac_1.1, whole genome shotgun sequence encodes these proteins:
- the rnf150b gene encoding RING finger protein 150 isoform X2 codes for MAPCSVVAACRSLALSTWLLSFCFVHLLCLDFTVAEREEWYTAFVNITYVEPATKIVRTDKTECGRYGEHSPKRDAKGVVVLPAAPHDRQACNSSTSFSAPAHAGAWVALIARGNCTYKDKIRHAAENNASAVVIFNVGSAIANDTITMPHPGTGEVVAIMIPELKGREVVALLERNVTVTMTITIGTRNLQKYVSRTSVVFVSISFIVLMIISLAWLVFYYIQRFRYANARDRNQRRLGDAAKKAISKLQVRTIRKGDQETEADFDNCAVCIEGYKANDVVRVLPCRHLFHKHCVDPWLLDHRTCPMCKMNILKALGIALNADCLDDLTLDYDLALGGVAGVGMGGVGALALEAVVSGASSDGTLSEGGSSVVLDPGMRRMGLPQDYQDPDTLRDSPVTATTGTLTEFMAMPSQETTERRSVNMRTCWGTAAETDKDCHLF; via the exons ATGGCTCCGTGCTCTGTGGTGGCGGCCTGCCGCAGCCTGGCCCTTTCTACGTGGCTGCTGTCCTTCTGCTTCGTACACCTGCTATGCCTCGACTTCACCGTGGCCGAGCGTGAGGAGTGGTATACGGCCTTTGTCAACATAACCTACGTGGAGCCCGCCACCAAGATTGTCCGTACTGACAAAACCGAATGCGGCCGCTACGGGGAGCATTCGCCAAAGCGGGACGCCAAGGGGGTGGTGGTCCTGCCCGCCGCCCCGCACGACCGCCAGGCCTGCAACTCCAGCACCTCGTTCTCGGCACCGGCCCATGCCGGGGCCTGGGTGGCTCTGATCGCCCGGGGCAACTGCACCTACAAGGACAAGATCCGGCACGCCGCCGAGAACAACGCTTCGGCCGTGGTGATCTTTAATGTGGGCTCCGCTATTGCCAACGACACCATCACCATGCCTCATCCAG GCACTGGCGAGGTGGTGGCTATCATGATCCCGGAGCTCAAAGGTCGCGAGGTGGTGGCGCTGCTGGAGCGCAACGTGACGGTCACCATGACGATCACCATCGGAACAAGGAACCTGCAGAAGTATGTGAGCAGGACATCGGTAGTGTTCGTGTCCATCTCCTTCATCGTGCTGATGATCATCTCACTGGCCTGGCTGGTCTTCTATTACATCCAGAGGTTCCGATACGCAAATGCACGTGACCGCAACCAG cggCGCCTTGGTGACGCCGCAAAGAAGGCCATCAGCAAGCTGCAGGTGCGCACCATCAGAAAGGGTGACCAGGAGACTGAGGCTGACTTTGACAACTGCGCAGTTTGTATTGAAGGCTACAAGGCCAATGATGTGGTCCGCGTCCTGCCTTGCAG ACATTTGTTCCACAAGCACTGTGTGGACCCATGGCTGTTGGACCATCGCACATGTCCCATGTGCAAGATGAACATCCTGAAGGCGCTCGGCATCGCT CTGAACGCAGACTGTCTGGATGACCTGACGTTGGACTACGACTTGGCCCTGGGTGGCGTGGCTGGGGTTGGCATGGGTGGTGTCGGGGCCTTGGCACTGGAGGCTGTGGTTTCTGGGGCGTCCAGTGATGGCACACTAAGCGAGGGCGGCTCCTCTGTGGTGTTGGACCCCGGGATGCGACGAATGGGACTGCCGCAGGACTACCAGGACCCCGACACCCTAAGGGACAGTCCTGTGACCGCCACTACCGGCACGCTCACAG agTTCATGGCGATGCCATCGCAAGAGACAACAGAGAGGCGTTCTGTAAATATGAGAACGTGTTGGGGCACAGCCGCCGAGACGGATAAAGATTGTCATCTATTTTGA
- the rnf150b gene encoding RING finger protein 150 isoform X1 yields MAPCSVVAACRSLALSTWLLSFCFVHLLCLDFTVAEREEWYTAFVNITYVEPATKIVRTDKTECGRYGEHSPKRDAKGVVVLPAAPHDRQACNSSTSFSAPAHAGAWVALIARGNCTYKDKIRHAAENNASAVVIFNVGSAIANDTITMPHPGTGEVVAIMIPELKGREVVALLERNVTVTMTITIGTRNLQKYVSRTSVVFVSISFIVLMIISLAWLVFYYIQRFRYANARDRNQRRLGDAAKKAISKLQVRTIRKGDQETEADFDNCAVCIEGYKANDVVRVLPCRHLFHKHCVDPWLLDHRTCPMCKMNILKALGIALNADCLDDLTLDYDLALGGVAGVGMGGVGALALEAVVSGASSDGTLSEGGSSVVLDPGMRRMGLPQDYQDPDTLRDSPVTATTGTLTGELQPMASSASVASLVIAVETRLSDEEGLMEQPQIGDKS; encoded by the exons ATGGCTCCGTGCTCTGTGGTGGCGGCCTGCCGCAGCCTGGCCCTTTCTACGTGGCTGCTGTCCTTCTGCTTCGTACACCTGCTATGCCTCGACTTCACCGTGGCCGAGCGTGAGGAGTGGTATACGGCCTTTGTCAACATAACCTACGTGGAGCCCGCCACCAAGATTGTCCGTACTGACAAAACCGAATGCGGCCGCTACGGGGAGCATTCGCCAAAGCGGGACGCCAAGGGGGTGGTGGTCCTGCCCGCCGCCCCGCACGACCGCCAGGCCTGCAACTCCAGCACCTCGTTCTCGGCACCGGCCCATGCCGGGGCCTGGGTGGCTCTGATCGCCCGGGGCAACTGCACCTACAAGGACAAGATCCGGCACGCCGCCGAGAACAACGCTTCGGCCGTGGTGATCTTTAATGTGGGCTCCGCTATTGCCAACGACACCATCACCATGCCTCATCCAG GCACTGGCGAGGTGGTGGCTATCATGATCCCGGAGCTCAAAGGTCGCGAGGTGGTGGCGCTGCTGGAGCGCAACGTGACGGTCACCATGACGATCACCATCGGAACAAGGAACCTGCAGAAGTATGTGAGCAGGACATCGGTAGTGTTCGTGTCCATCTCCTTCATCGTGCTGATGATCATCTCACTGGCCTGGCTGGTCTTCTATTACATCCAGAGGTTCCGATACGCAAATGCACGTGACCGCAACCAG cggCGCCTTGGTGACGCCGCAAAGAAGGCCATCAGCAAGCTGCAGGTGCGCACCATCAGAAAGGGTGACCAGGAGACTGAGGCTGACTTTGACAACTGCGCAGTTTGTATTGAAGGCTACAAGGCCAATGATGTGGTCCGCGTCCTGCCTTGCAG ACATTTGTTCCACAAGCACTGTGTGGACCCATGGCTGTTGGACCATCGCACATGTCCCATGTGCAAGATGAACATCCTGAAGGCGCTCGGCATCGCT CTGAACGCAGACTGTCTGGATGACCTGACGTTGGACTACGACTTGGCCCTGGGTGGCGTGGCTGGGGTTGGCATGGGTGGTGTCGGGGCCTTGGCACTGGAGGCTGTGGTTTCTGGGGCGTCCAGTGATGGCACACTAAGCGAGGGCGGCTCCTCTGTGGTGTTGGACCCCGGGATGCGACGAATGGGACTGCCGCAGGACTACCAGGACCCCGACACCCTAAGGGACAGTCCTGTGACCGCCACTACCGGCACGCTCACAG GTGAGCTCCAGCCGATGGCGAGTAGTGCTTCCGTGGCATCGCTGGTCATCGCTGTGGAAACTCGTCTATCAGATGAGGAGGGGCTCATGGAACAGCCCCAGATTGGGGACAAGTCTTGA